The following coding sequences are from one Manduca sexta isolate Smith_Timp_Sample1 chromosome 7, JHU_Msex_v1.0, whole genome shotgun sequence window:
- the LOC115442433 gene encoding uncharacterized protein LOC115442433, which produces MALNREKAAQQAKNNRLIIAVWENKEVKQKIENVKKILLSGADVNAASANLKHNALQIAVKKAEIDVIKLLLEHGADVTRTKGLDKNALDIAQTLQGDIGQEITTLLEEHAKKIQLATPGEPESDSEDNKPVQPVDALGSKYFLMQDKNTGVRGHLYETKLLCLSLLRAANDEDIESYYLASNMAGIGVFDDICFKYNVKGREKSIRLFLQAKHRDLPKKGRLTLEDVLKPDSELGLANCFDSYLQIKKKFVPASGHPIFGESYHNVELNFIVYTSGEESFNRKLIGRNERSPKIHKLIYTGGKKSIFQFDYNDDYIYCITRDVQRMRIKLLAVNFIEFILGEKDKYKHMLEDELIRKYHCVLEQTAVRLCKVEKNHIEAKFRPELFRNTDPFTVLLKEELCKVIIEKNCVKPTKTKEGIVNEFKRLPREPSSSALSPFIGTVINYDVKNNKLKVLENVAKRGLKSNDIKQLNEHLKQIHANPTVIAEAITKAGENKLLTTEFKLPPSFGNIDITMKDSRITYLVSVFKDLFQINRDKGEIEINETDIGKNLSSSTTLTEGFIAHNGGIASAVGNLLLYDKNKNVLKFNTARPLFEKAYKLLVELEKVIPEGKKLDDYVIKVNTYNFPRARFSNDEYDTTQAKCFLNRLWFYCNQGKEDEVEKSVKTEIDKFYNEHRFQTSFRFRTHIDSIFSKFHSELQKWWMVSAENSMASYLTSDSNIFRIAQEGVDSPLLTLHHEMYLGAVKKLGIEFTSEAVKKLRLDDCAEKIINIKTDNDILTAIKIHQHYKNQNNYTFMDLYYMLGLPAEDRNVILGELKLTSMEILILMCGRPRIETSDIGDFSLILNMFKGNKIIIVTTNVKDSDVKIRIPDNHSTINDDMTNLIHFEENSMKKIAEEITVTFQDEEICLESLLDENILKKINAKILSKVMDDERIEIGKPLMNKQYEKIKDIYMPRRLIKNARDDYPVNNLDDVEDKVVLIISKHGTGKSTLLTHLALENKKVNPTKWIIRINLAEFQDDFYAWQTSRININKINAVKLLCVKSLKHVNNKTYFQLVERGGEITLDTYSANILDGAILLELELFLHYYNNRKMIFLFYGFDYVCPPFGVEAIKLLKNIKSDDIPMWIACHSVGLPMTLLEAEFGTSYQLQPIDETGQMGFFYKFWKTNLQLEKINTELFSNISGLFELMSGKHNLSDVGEQKRMFMPWVSMPLHILYLLAIDFFQTEFSTLSFADIKKKLKQHLDIDLNKGSKIGSYMDQTPEEEQAAELAGTPLHMYVVANYFECKIKGRLQIEPNVPELKKKCDFWQDALHLYEKFLKHNMDKVLLQTHDIEIDEDEEVEKRREFFERHKKLALLAICKEEDLCKLLPADEIDELKGTMARIQSGEEKSALVDCVLDNVPRFFHLMYAEYCGVEFLTDIIKCAKLDSTDGARFSLIWDFIVNIFLYTCPVSVRSAFDYKLSNDPQLAEITTSDKFKNVMFELLLKQNGDARAGSSKGQNPLHMAVDSGMNNFVKVLLMSIETNLTQNNVQQFLKVMKTLDIFCLLLNLAGEKAPNNISKFFTDMNLDRVVDVIKSEHTVELPLSLMSFFVKPSVVDSTRAALTRTRQHLVDKAAERFGLTHDNIELFRRLAETFKRFDDDQ; this is translated from the coding sequence ATGGCGTTGAATCGAGAAAAGGCTGCTCAGCAGGCTAAAAACAACCGCCTCATCATTGCCGTATGGGAGAATAAAGAAGTGAAACAGAAgatagaaaatgtaaaaaagattTTACTCAGTGGCGCGGATGTAAATGCTGCGAGCGCAAACCTTAAACACAACGCTTTACAAATCGCCGTCAAAAAAGCTGAAATAGATGTAATTAAATTGCTCTTAGAACATGGTGCTGACGTCACTCGTACCAAAGGTTTAGACAAAAATGCCTTAGACATCGCTCAAACACTGCAGGGTGATATAGGGCAAGAAATTACGACCTTACTAGAGGAAcatgcaaaaaaaatacaactggCAACACCTGGAGAACCAGAATCTGATTCGGAAGATAACAAACCTGTTCAACCTGTGGACGCACTtggatcaaaatattttttaatgcaagACAAAAATACCGGCGTTAGAGGACATTTATACGAAACCAAGTTATTATGCTTAAGTCTACTTAGAGCTGCCAATGACGAGGATATAGAATCTTATTATCTAGCATCAAACATGGCTGGAATCGGTGTTTTTGACGATATCTGTTTCAAGTACAACGTCAAGGGCCGTGAAAAGtcaataagattatttttgcAGGCTAAACACCGCGATTTGCCTAAAAAAGGTAGACTAACTTTAGAAGACGTATTGAAACCAGACAGTGAATTGGGCTTAGCAAACTGCTTCGATAGttatctacaaataaaaaagaagttcGTTCCAGCCAGTGGTCATCCTATATTTGGAGAAAGCTATCACAAcgttgaattaaattttatagtctACACATCAGGCGAAGAAAGCTTTAATCGCAAACTGATCGGTAGGAACGAAAGGAGCCCGAAAATTCACAAGTTAATTTATACCGGTGGAAAGAAGTCTATATTTCAATTTGATTATAACGATGATTACATTTATTGCATTACTAGAGATGTTCAAAGAATGCGGATTAAACTATTGGCAGTCaactttattgaatttattttgggAGAAAAAGATAAGTACAAACACATGCTTGAAGACGAGCTCATAAGAAAATATCATTGCGTTTTAGAACAAACAGCTGTACGATTGTGCAAAGTTGAAAAAAACCATATTGAAGCAAAGTTTCGTCCAGAATTATTTCGTAATACCGACCCGTTTACTGTACTTCTTAAGGAGGAACTATGTAAAGTAATCATAGAAAAAAACTGCGTTAAACCAACTAAAACAAAAGAAGGAATTGTAAACGAATTCAAACGATTGCCAAGAGAACCATCAAGTTCTGCGCTTAGCCCATTTATTGGTACAGTTATCAACTACgatgtcaaaaataataaacttaaagtaCTAGAAAATGTGGCAAAACGGGGATTGAAATCAAAtgatattaaacaattaaacgAACATTTGAAACAAATACACGCAAATCCCACGGTTATCGCCGAAGCCATCACGAAGGCGGGTGAAAACAAACTTCTAACAACTGAGTTCAAACTTCCACCGTCATTTGGAAATATTGATATTACAATGAAAGATTCTAGAATCACTTATTTAGTTTCAGTGTTTAAAGATTTGTTTCAAATAAACAGAGACAAGGGAGAGATAGAAATAAACGAAACTGACATAGGCAAAAACTTATCAAGTTCAACAACACTGACTGAAGGGTTTATAGCTCATAATGGTGGGATTGCAAGCGCTGTTGGGAATTTGTTACtttatgataaaaacaaaaatgtgctGAAGTTCAACACGGCAAGACCACTATTTGAGAAAGCTTATAAATTATTGGTAGAATTGGAAAAAGTTATACCTGAAGGTAAAAAATTAGATGattatgttataaaagtaaatacatacaattttcCCAGAGCTAGGTTTTCAAATGATGAATATGACACTACACAGGCTAAGTGCTTCCTTAATAGATTGTGGTTTTATTGCAACCAGGGCAAAGAAGATGAAGTCGAAAAATCTGTAAAGACTGAAATAGATAAATTCTATAACGAACACAGATTTCAAACGTCCTTCAGGTTCCGTACACACATCGatagtattttttcaaaatttcacAGTGAACTGCAGAAGTGGTGGATGGTGTCGGCTGAGAATTCAATGGCGTCTTACCTTACAAGTGACAGTAATATTTTTCGCATCGCGCAAGAGGGCGTTGACAGTCCACTCTTAACGCTACATCATGAGATGTACTTAGGTGCTGTAAAAAAATTAGGAATTGAGTTTACATCCGAGGCTGTTAAAAAGCTGCGGCTAGATGATTGTGCAGAGAAAATTATCAACATTAAAACTGACAATGACATACTGACTGCGATCAAAATACACCAACATTACAAGAACCAGAACAACTACACTTTTATGGATTTGTATTATATGTTGGGTTTGCCTGCGGAAGATCGCAACGTCATATTAGGCGAACTCAAATTAACAAGCATGGAAATTTTAATACTCATGTGTGGGCGTCCTCGAATAGAAACATCTGACATCGGAGATTTtagtcttattttaaatatgtttaaaggaaataaaataataattgtgactacGAATGTAAAAGATTCTGACGTAAAAATTCGAATTCCAGATAATCATTCCACAATCAATGATGATATGACTAACTTGATACATTTTGAAGAAAACTCGATGAAAAAAATTGCTGAAGAGATTACAGTAACATTTCAGGATGAAGAAATTTGTCTTGAATCTTTGTTAGacgaaaacattttgaaaaaaattaatgcGAAAATATTATCAAAGGTAATGGACGACGAGCGAATAGAAATAGGAAAACCATTGATGAACAAACAATACGAAAAAATCAAAGATATATACATGCCTAGACGTCTGATAAAGAATGCCAGGGATGATTATCCTGTAAATAATTTAGATGACGTTGAAGACAAAGTGGTCCTCATAATTAGCAAGCACGGTACAGGCAAGTCTACATTACTGACGCACCTCGCTCTTGAAAACAAAAAAGTCAATCCCACAAAGTGGATAATCCGCATCAACCTGGCAGAATTTCAGGATGATTTCTACGCGTGGCAAACAAGTAGAAtcaacattaataaaatcaatgctGTGAAACTCTTGTGTGTGAAATCATTGAaacatgttaataataaaacatatttccaACTTGTTGAGCGAGGTGGGGAAATTACTTTGGATACTTATTCCGCCAACATATTGGACGGAGCCATTTTGTTGGAACTAGAATTATTTCTACATTATTACAATAACCGTAAAATGATTTTTCTCTTTTACGGATTTGATTACGTTTGTCCACCTTTCGGAGTTGAAGCtataaaactgttaaaaaatataaaatcagatGATATCCCCATGTGGATAGCATGTCATTCTGTCGGCCTTCCAATGACATTATTAGAAGCTGAATTCGGCACTTCATACCAATTGCAACCAATAGATGAAACGGGTCAAATGGGTTTCTTCTATAAATTCTGGAAAACGAACCTTCAGctagaaaaaataaacactgaACTTTTCAGTAACATCTCAGGACTATTCGAGCTTATGTCTGGAAAACACAATCTGTCAGACGTTGGTGAACAAAAGCGTATGTTTATGCCATGGGTTAGTATGCCTCTACACATATTGTACTTGCTCGCAATTGATTTCTTTCAAACTGAATTCAGTACTTTATCATTTGctgatataaaaaagaaactcaaGCAACATCTGGATATAGATTTGAACAAAGGCTCCAAGATAGGCTCGTACATGGACCAGACTCCGGAGGAGGAGCAGGCGGCTGAGCTAGCGGGCACTCCGCTTCACATGTATGTAGTGGCAAACTATTTCGAGTGCAAAATCAAAGGGCGACTACAAATTGAACCGAATGTCcctgagttaaaaaaaaaatgcgactTTTGGCAGGATGCGttacatttatatgaaaaattttTGAAGCATAACATGGATAAGGTGTTGCTACAAACCCATGATATTGAAATAGACGAAGATGAAGAAGTGGAGAAACGCAGAGAATTCTTCGAGAGGCACAAGAAGTTAGCCCTCTTAGCCATTTGCAAAGAGGAGGACCTATGCAAACTGCTGCCCGCAGACGAGATCGACGAATTAAAAGGTACGATGGCTCGGATACAGAGCGGCGAGGAGAAGTCCGCACTCGTCGACTGTGTCCTGGATAATGTGCCCAGGTTCTTTCACCTAATGTACGCAGAATATTGTGGCGTCGAGTTTttgactgatattattaaatgcgCTAAACTAGACTCCACAGATGGCGCAAGATTTTCACTAATTTGGGACtttattgtcaatatttttctatacacaTGTCCAGTGTCAGTGCGGTCCGCCTTCGATTATAAACTAAGCAACGATCCACAATTAGCCGAGATCACCACCAGTGATAAATTCAAGAACGTGATGTTTGAACTACTACTGAAACAAAACGGCGATGCACGCGCAGGGTCTTCCAAGGGGCAAAATCCCCTCCATATGGCTGTCGATTCTGGCATGAACAACTTTGTAAAAGTGCTCTTGATGAGTATAGAGACGAACCTTACTCAGAACAACGTGCAACAATTCCTGAAAGTAATGAAAACCCTCgacatattttgtttgttactaaATTTAGCAGGTGAGAAGGCGCCGAacaatattagtaaattttttacagACATGAATCTTGATAGAGTCGTTGATGTGATAAAATCGGAACACACAGTTGAACTGCCGTTGAGCCTGATGTCGTTCTTTGTAAAACCCAGCGTCGTGGACAGCACACGGGCAGCGCTCACCAGGACCCGACAGCACCTTGTAGATAAGGCCGCTGAGAGATTTGGACTAACTCATGATAATATTGAACTCTTTCGGAGGTTGGCAGAAACCTTCAAGCGCTTTGACGATgaccaataa